A DNA window from Syngnathus typhle isolate RoL2023-S1 ecotype Sweden linkage group LG2, RoL_Styp_1.0, whole genome shotgun sequence contains the following coding sequences:
- the f7l gene encoding coagulation factor VII, which translates to MATTSRHTKPLFFLGLVLACIPACIGLPEGMFLEKPNASVFLHRTRRANFFWEELKQGNLERECLEEKCSYEEAKEIFALPQQLEVFWRMYTAENHCLSSPCKNGGTCTRKLDTFVCQCTSRFHGSTCDKARVTAHGCRYRNGGCEHFCKEFPDRTYTCFCAPGYRLDQDNSTCTPQDAVPCGRPLVHFGPRVVNGEICPKGHCPWQALLTENHRHSCGAIVLSDQWMLTAAHCVWKKPNNILHVVVGEHDLETDEKTEQKRRVSKVLIHRSYNQSSFDSDLAMLKLHRPIKMGLYVVPICLPAKNSSFVRTLAAMRQNIVSGWGRLSLHGSTARLLQRLMLPRVPLQECRLHTKLNVTRNMICAGFQKGGQDACKGDSGGPLVTRYKKTWFLTGVVSWGNGCADNNMYGIYTKVSNYLDWIQNQMSRW; encoded by the exons ATGGCGACAACAAGCAGACACACTAAGCCGCTCTTCTTCTTAGGGTTAGTCTTGGCTTGTATCCCAGCATGCATTGGGCTTCCTGAAG GCATGTTTTTGGAGAAACCCAACGCCAGCGTTTTCCTTCATCGAACCCGTCGAGCTAACTTTTTCTGGGAGGAACTGAAACAAGGCAACCTGGAGCGGGAATGTCTCGAGGAGAAATGTTCATATGAAGAAGCAAAGGAGATCTTTGCTCTCCCGCAGCAGCTG GAGGTCTTCTGGAGAATGTACACAG CCGAGAACCACTGCCTGTCATCTCCCTGTAAGAACGGCGGGACTTGCACTCGCAAGCTCGACACTTTTGTCTGCCAATGCACGTCTCGATTTCACGGATCCACTTGCGACAAAG CACGCGTGACCGCCCATGGGTGTCGCTATAGGAATGGGGGGTGTGAACACTTCTGCAAAGAGTTTCCCGACCGGACATACACTTGTTTTTGCGCACCGGGATACCGTTTGGATCAGGACAATAGTACCTGTACTCCACAAG ACGCTGTCCCGTGTGGACGACCGTTGGTCCACTTTGGGCCGAGAGTTGTCAACGGAGAGATTTGTCCCAAAGGACATTGTCCCTGGCAG GCTCTCCTGACTGAGAACCACCGGCATTCTTGCGGCGCCATCGTCCTATCCGATCAATGGATGCTGACGGCGGCTCATTGCGTATGGAAGAAACCAAATAACATCTTACACGTGGTCGTGG GCGAGCATGACCTTGAGACAGACGAGAAGACGGAGCAGAAGCGGCGAGTATCTAAAGTCTTGATCCACCGCAGTTATAACCAGTCCAGCTTCGACAGCGACCTGGCCATGCTGAAGCTCCACCGTCCCATCAAAATGGGACTTTACGTGGTTCCTATTTGTCTTCCGGCTAAGAACAGCTCGTTCGTCCGCACCCTGGCGGCAATGCGGCAGAACATCGTGTCAGGATGGGGTCGCCTGTCGCTGCACGGATCCACGGCAAGATTGCTCCAGCGCTTGATGCTACCACGGGTCCCGCTGCAAGAGTGTCGCCTGCACACCAAACTTAACGTCACGCGAAACATGATCTGCGCCGGCTTCCAAAAGGGCGGGCAAGATGCATGCAAGGGCGACAGCGGCGGTCCTCTGGTGACACGCTACAAGAAAACTTGGTTTTTGACCGGTGTGGTGAGCTGGGGGAACGGCTGCGCTGACAACAACATGTACGGCATTTACACCAAAGTCAGCAACTACCTGGACTGGATCCAAAATCAAATGAGCAGATGGTAA
- the LOC133169145 gene encoding uncharacterized protein LOC133169145, whose translation MTALRRSVSEALWAMCAADAMSMPVHWYYNIRDIRRDFGGWISAFNSPRVKHPSSILSLSNTAGSGRTSWSSAANREEVVGNVILHDKLRFWKASSGSIHYHQGLKAGNNTLNVLCALRAAHTLASGEFTDVSHPDARAAVLADYVHFLTTRGTHGDTYAESYHRSFFSEWQDSRPTSNQEVLLFAEERSKKKLKSPPDSQLDAIGCLPMSLPFVLLSASANEEQAVRAAADFVKLSHPHPSVPEYVSIYSGALHAVLGGAGVRQQAELALRTLGVWDACEKFSRQAARFPEASEERLQVHQSAVSSLGLACYTKGALSSMFYLAHQFHDDPAAGILANTNCGGENCNRGAALGALLGAGGAYTNSTIPQDWKDQLRDAQDYIPDILKCLKY comes from the exons ATGACTGCGCTGCGGAGGTCTGTGAGTGAGGCATTATGGGCAATGTGTGCTGCCGACGCCATGTCCATGCCCGTCCACTGGTATTACAACATCCGTGACATCAGAAGGGATTTTGGAGGATGGATATCTGCCTTTAATTCTCCCAGAGTTAAACATCCAAGCAGCATCCTCAGCCTATCCAATACCG CTGGTAGCGGGCGCACTTCCTGGTCGTCTGCAGCCAACCGAGAGGAGGTGGTTGGTAACGTCATCCTTCATGACAAACTGCGTTTTTGGAAAGCGTCCAGTGGTTCCATCCACTATCACCAAG GTTTGAAGGCAGGCAACAACACGCTAAATGTCCTGTGCGCCCTGAGAGCCGCTCACACGCTGGCCAGCGGTGAATTTACCGACGTCTCGCATCCGGACGCCCGAGCCGCCGTCCTAGCGGACTACGTTCACTTCTTGACCACACGCGGCACGCACGGCGACACCTACGCCGAGTCCTACCACCGATCCTTCTTTTCTGAATGGCAGGACAGCAGACCGACTTCCAACCAGGAG GTTCTATTGTTTGCGGAGGAGCGCTCCAAGAAGAAGCTCAAATCACCCCCGGACAGCCAGTTGGATGCAATCGGTTGCCTCCCCATGAGCCTTCCCTTCGTACTGTTGTCGGCCTCGGCCAATGAGGAGCAAGCT GTCCGTGCTGCAGCGGATTTTGTGAAGCTCTCCCACCCCCACCCATCCGTGCCCGAGTACGTATCTATCTACAGCGGAGCACTTCACGCCGTGCTGGGGGGTGCCGGTGTCCGCCAACAGGCCGAGCTCGCCCTCAGGACGCTGGGGGTGTGGGACGCCTGCGAGAAGTTCAGTCGGCAAGCTGCTAG ATTTCCAGAAGCATCCGAAGAACGACTGCAGGTCCATCAAAGTGCCGTCAGTAGCCTTGGCCTGGCGTGCTACACAAAAG GAGCTCTTTCCAGCATGTTTTACCTTGCCCACCAGTTTCATGATGACCCTGCAGCAGGAATCTTGGCCAATACTAACTGTGGAG GAGAGAACTGCAACCGAGGAGCTGCACTGGGGGCCCTGCTCGGAGCGGGAGGAGCCTACACCAACTCCACCATCCCGCAGGACTGGAAGGACCAGTTAAGGGATGCTCAGGATTATATCCCAGACATCCTTAAATGTCTGAAgtactga
- the setdb2 gene encoding histone-lysine N-methyltransferase SETDB2 isoform X1, translating into MEDSFDHRDADRAKAFWDNENVDQVFSIIFKKLDHLKEVLKANTATDKERVQALKLFDCLEWTVLSPLGNSPVVQLVVGSDKEHEHRSATPTSPPSAFKDQLPPLLPIQPPYKLHVCNKMCLPSLQSTLRAKLPYWTQNPLKVPLLCGFKRMVARPLMSSNEDGPSDDHWTDEEEDESHWDVIYKAPCGHSLRNYADVLRFLLASKSSDVFQLDNFSFNMAVQLDPPIVLGSHPPEIDLSRGAEPTPVELCVGPDDSRPPEFRYRKERWPHGCFLTRRPVFGACCDCTDGCLDEQRCDCIAMTGSGNHYNYQRLSHPVPSGLFECGPWCSCDRARCQNRVIQRGIRVRLQVFRTERCGWGVRCCDDLDVGTFVCIYAGVILQRVQRPIEPPPLKLSRMDLPSDDEVELVTEWLAPPVLEANDFLENADPPTSPPLHVAVIQRPAEANANQSKDKAKKALTSPNNADGHGSKRRLKMAGKSEDVYLLDARKEGNVSRFLNHSCQPNLFIQNVFTDSHDPNFPIVAFFTNRMVKAGTELTWNYSSDAYTMSLRRQHEVACMCGADGCLGQFLEENLCKTCELGVSDTMEET; encoded by the exons ATGGAAGATTCCTTCGACCATCGAGACGCTG ATCGGGCCAAAGCTTTTTGGGACAATGAGAACGTGGATCAGGTGTTTAGTATAATATTCAAGAAGCTGGATCACCTGAAGGAAGTCCTGAAAGCCAACACGGCAACCGACAAAG AACGGGTCCAAGCTTTGAAGCTATTCGACTGTCTTGAGTGGACGGTTCTGTCTCCGCTGGGCAACTCTCCGGTGGTTCAGTTGGTCGTTGGTTCAG ATAAAGAGCATGAGCACCGCAGCGCCACACCCACATCTCCTCCATCTGCCTTCAAAGATCAACTGCCTCCTCTGCTGCCCATTCAGCCGCCCTACAAGCTGCACGTGTGCAACAAG ATGTGCCTGCCTTCTTTACAAAGCACACTTCGGGCCAAACTGCCATATTGGACTCAGAACCCGCTCAAGGTACCGCTGCTGTGCGGGTTCAAGAGGATGGTGGCCAGGCCACTGATGTCATCCAATGAGGACGGGCCCAGCGACGATCATTGGAcagatgaggaggaagatgaaagcCACTGGGACGTTATTTACAAAGCCCCCTGTGGACACAGCCTCCGTAACTATGCCGACGTGTTACGCTTCCTGTTGGCCAGTAAAAGCTCTGATGTATTCCAG ctggacaATTTCTCCTTCAACATGGCGGTCCAGTTGGACCCTCCCATAGTCCTAGGCAGCCATCCCCCAGAGATAGACCTGAGTCGCGGAGCCGAGCCGACCCCAGTGGAGCTTTGCGTGGGGCCCGATGACTCCCGGCCCCCTGAATTCCGCTACAGGAAGGAGCGCTGGCCGCATGGCTGCTTCCTGACCCGACGTCCCGTATTTGGCGCGTGTTGCGACTGTACAGATGGATGCTTGGACGAACAACGCTGCGACTGCATCGCCATGACGGGATCAGGAAACCACTACAACTATCAGAGACTCTCCCACCCAGTGCCGTCCGG GTTGTTTGAGTGCGGGCCGTGGTGCAGCTGCGACCGGGCTCGTTGTCAGAATCGAGTCATCCAGAGAGGAATCCGAGTCCGTCTTCAAGTCTTCCGGACGGAGCGTTGCGGCTGGGGTGTGCGCTGCTGTGACGACTTGGACGTGGGCACGTTTGTGTGCATCTACGCAG GCGTGATCCTGCAGAGAGTCCAGCGACCCATTGAGCCTCCGCCACTGAAGCTGAGCAGAATGGACCTGCCGTCCGATGACGAGGTGGAGTTGGTCACCGAGTGGCTGGCACCCCCAGTACTGGAGGCTAACGACTTTCTGGAAAACGCCGACCCCCCGACTTCGCCGCCGCTGCACGTCGCAGTCATCCAGAGACCCGCCGAGGCCAACGCAAATCAGAGCAAAGACAAGGCGAAGAAAGCTTTGACGTCACCAAACAACGCCGACGGGCACGGCAGCAAAAGGAGATTGAAGATGGCGGGAAAGTCGGAGGACGTTTATTTGCTGGAtgccaggaaggaaggaaacgtGAGCCGCTTCCTCAAC CATAGTTGCCAGCCCAATCTTTTTATTCAGAACGTCTTCACCGACTCACATGACCCCAACTTCCCCATCGTCGCCTTCTTCACCAACAG GATGGTGAAGGCAGGCACCGAACTGACGTGGAATTATTCTTCCGACGCATACACGATGTCGCTGCGTCGACAACATGAAGTGGCGTGCATGTGCGGCGCTGACGGCTGCCTGGGCCAATTCCTGGAGGAGAACCTTTGTAAAACATGTGAGCTTGGAGTTTCGGACACTATGGAGGAGACGTGA
- the setdb2 gene encoding histone-lysine N-methyltransferase SETDB2 isoform X2 — MSNEVLPLSTCTDKEHEHRSATPTSPPSAFKDQLPPLLPIQPPYKLHVCNKMCLPSLQSTLRAKLPYWTQNPLKVPLLCGFKRMVARPLMSSNEDGPSDDHWTDEEEDESHWDVIYKAPCGHSLRNYADVLRFLLASKSSDVFQLDNFSFNMAVQLDPPIVLGSHPPEIDLSRGAEPTPVELCVGPDDSRPPEFRYRKERWPHGCFLTRRPVFGACCDCTDGCLDEQRCDCIAMTGSGNHYNYQRLSHPVPSGLFECGPWCSCDRARCQNRVIQRGIRVRLQVFRTERCGWGVRCCDDLDVGTFVCIYAGVILQRVQRPIEPPPLKLSRMDLPSDDEVELVTEWLAPPVLEANDFLENADPPTSPPLHVAVIQRPAEANANQSKDKAKKALTSPNNADGHGSKRRLKMAGKSEDVYLLDARKEGNVSRFLNHSCQPNLFIQNVFTDSHDPNFPIVAFFTNRMVKAGTELTWNYSSDAYTMSLRRQHEVACMCGADGCLGQFLEENLCKTCELGVSDTMEET; from the exons ATGTCAAATGAAGTCCTGCCTTTATCTACCTGCACAGATAAAGAGCATGAGCACCGCAGCGCCACACCCACATCTCCTCCATCTGCCTTCAAAGATCAACTGCCTCCTCTGCTGCCCATTCAGCCGCCCTACAAGCTGCACGTGTGCAACAAG ATGTGCCTGCCTTCTTTACAAAGCACACTTCGGGCCAAACTGCCATATTGGACTCAGAACCCGCTCAAGGTACCGCTGCTGTGCGGGTTCAAGAGGATGGTGGCCAGGCCACTGATGTCATCCAATGAGGACGGGCCCAGCGACGATCATTGGAcagatgaggaggaagatgaaagcCACTGGGACGTTATTTACAAAGCCCCCTGTGGACACAGCCTCCGTAACTATGCCGACGTGTTACGCTTCCTGTTGGCCAGTAAAAGCTCTGATGTATTCCAG ctggacaATTTCTCCTTCAACATGGCGGTCCAGTTGGACCCTCCCATAGTCCTAGGCAGCCATCCCCCAGAGATAGACCTGAGTCGCGGAGCCGAGCCGACCCCAGTGGAGCTTTGCGTGGGGCCCGATGACTCCCGGCCCCCTGAATTCCGCTACAGGAAGGAGCGCTGGCCGCATGGCTGCTTCCTGACCCGACGTCCCGTATTTGGCGCGTGTTGCGACTGTACAGATGGATGCTTGGACGAACAACGCTGCGACTGCATCGCCATGACGGGATCAGGAAACCACTACAACTATCAGAGACTCTCCCACCCAGTGCCGTCCGG GTTGTTTGAGTGCGGGCCGTGGTGCAGCTGCGACCGGGCTCGTTGTCAGAATCGAGTCATCCAGAGAGGAATCCGAGTCCGTCTTCAAGTCTTCCGGACGGAGCGTTGCGGCTGGGGTGTGCGCTGCTGTGACGACTTGGACGTGGGCACGTTTGTGTGCATCTACGCAG GCGTGATCCTGCAGAGAGTCCAGCGACCCATTGAGCCTCCGCCACTGAAGCTGAGCAGAATGGACCTGCCGTCCGATGACGAGGTGGAGTTGGTCACCGAGTGGCTGGCACCCCCAGTACTGGAGGCTAACGACTTTCTGGAAAACGCCGACCCCCCGACTTCGCCGCCGCTGCACGTCGCAGTCATCCAGAGACCCGCCGAGGCCAACGCAAATCAGAGCAAAGACAAGGCGAAGAAAGCTTTGACGTCACCAAACAACGCCGACGGGCACGGCAGCAAAAGGAGATTGAAGATGGCGGGAAAGTCGGAGGACGTTTATTTGCTGGAtgccaggaaggaaggaaacgtGAGCCGCTTCCTCAAC CATAGTTGCCAGCCCAATCTTTTTATTCAGAACGTCTTCACCGACTCACATGACCCCAACTTCCCCATCGTCGCCTTCTTCACCAACAG GATGGTGAAGGCAGGCACCGAACTGACGTGGAATTATTCTTCCGACGCATACACGATGTCGCTGCGTCGACAACATGAAGTGGCGTGCATGTGCGGCGCTGACGGCTGCCTGGGCCAATTCCTGGAGGAGAACCTTTGTAAAACATGTGAGCTTGGAGTTTCGGACACTATGGAGGAGACGTGA
- the ssr4 gene encoding translocon-associated protein subunit delta yields the protein MIRIAAAFLALLVVACSGETCTEPVITPSAYTTSDAVIAAESVFIVELSLVCANGAQSITLYADVNGRQFPVTRGQDVGKYQVSWSLPHKQASSGTYQVKFFDEESYSALRKAQRNNEDVNAIQPLFLVNVDHRGVWSGPWVSTEVVAALVGILLYYVAFSSKNTIQA from the exons ATGATCCGGATAGCAGCCGCATTCCTCGCCCTGTTGGTGGTTGCATGCTCGG GAGAGACCTGCACGGAGCCGGTCATCACCCCGTCGGCCTACACCACCTCGGACGCTGTCATCGCCGCAGAGTCGGTGTTCATCGTGGAGCTCAGCCTGGTTTGTGCCAACGGAGCACAG AGCATCACTTTGTACGCTGATGTGAATGGAAGACAGTTTCCTGTGACCAGAGGCCAGGATGTTGGCAAGTACCAG GTGTCATGGAGTCTTCCTCACAAGCAGGCCAGCTCAGGAACTTACCAGGTCAAGTTCTTTGACGAGGAATCCTACAGCGCACTGCGCAAG GCCCAGAGAAACAATGAAGATGTGAACGCCATCCAGCCTCTATTTTTGGTCAACGTGGACCACAGG GGCGTGTGGAGTGGCCCGTGGGTTTCCACCGAGGTGGTGGCAGCCCTGGTGGGAATTCTACTCTACTATGTGGCCTTCAGTTCCAAGAACACCATCCAAGCGTAA
- the naa10 gene encoding N-alpha-acetyltransferase 10 isoform X1 codes for MNIRNARPEDLMNMQHCNLLCLPENYQMKYYFYHGLSWPQLSYIAEDENGKIVGYVLAKMEEDPDDVPHGHITSLAVKRSHRRLGLAQKLMDQASRAMIENFNAKYVSLHVRKSNRAALHLYSNTLKFQISEVEPKYYADGEDAYAMKRDLAHMADELRKPGPRVPAQEAPSGSGDPERENERDSGGESKELSEVSEATESTDVKDSSSDSQ; via the exons ATGAATATACGAAACGCCAGG CCGGAGGACCTTATGAACATGCAGCACTGTAACCTTCTGTGTCTGCCAGAGAACTACCAAATGAAGTACTACTTTTACCATGGATTGTCCTGGCCCCAG ttaTCATACATCGCCGAggatgaaaatggaaaaattgtGGGTTACGTGCTGGCAAAGAT ggaggAAGATCCAGATGATGTGCCTCATGGACATATCACATCGCTG GCTGTGAAGCGCTCCCATCGACGTCTAGGTCTGGCTCAGAAGCTGATGGACCAGGCCAGTCGCGCCATGATTGAGAACTTCAACGCCAAATACGTCTCGCTTCACGTACGCAAAAG CAACCGAGCGGCCCTACATCTCTACTCAAACACACTCAAGTTCCA GATCAGTGAAGTAGAACCCAAGTACTACGCAGACGGGGAGGACGCCTACGCCATGAAGAGGGACCTGGCCCATATGGCAGATGAG CTGAGAAAGCCTGGTCCCCGTGTGCCGGCTCAGGAGGCGCCTTCCGGTTCCGGTGACCCAGAGAGAGAAAACGAAAGAGACAGCGGCGGCGAGAGCAAAGAGCTGAGCGAAGTCAGCGAGGCCACCGAGAGCACGGATGTCAAAGATTCCTCCTCGGATTCGCAATGA
- the naa10 gene encoding N-alpha-acetyltransferase 10 isoform X2, whose protein sequence is MNIRNARPEDLMNMQHCNLLCLPENYQMKYYFYHGLSWPQLSYIAEDENGKIVGYVLAKMEEDPDDVPHGHITSLAVKRSHRRLGLAQKLMDQASRAMIENFNAKYVSLHVRKSNRAALHLYSNTLKFQISEVEPKYYADGEDAYAMKRDLAHMADEEAPSGSGDPERENERDSGGESKELSEVSEATESTDVKDSSSDSQ, encoded by the exons ATGAATATACGAAACGCCAGG CCGGAGGACCTTATGAACATGCAGCACTGTAACCTTCTGTGTCTGCCAGAGAACTACCAAATGAAGTACTACTTTTACCATGGATTGTCCTGGCCCCAG ttaTCATACATCGCCGAggatgaaaatggaaaaattgtGGGTTACGTGCTGGCAAAGAT ggaggAAGATCCAGATGATGTGCCTCATGGACATATCACATCGCTG GCTGTGAAGCGCTCCCATCGACGTCTAGGTCTGGCTCAGAAGCTGATGGACCAGGCCAGTCGCGCCATGATTGAGAACTTCAACGCCAAATACGTCTCGCTTCACGTACGCAAAAG CAACCGAGCGGCCCTACATCTCTACTCAAACACACTCAAGTTCCA GATCAGTGAAGTAGAACCCAAGTACTACGCAGACGGGGAGGACGCCTACGCCATGAAGAGGGACCTGGCCCATATGGCAGATGAG GAGGCGCCTTCCGGTTCCGGTGACCCAGAGAGAGAAAACGAAAGAGACAGCGGCGGCGAGAGCAAAGAGCTGAGCGAAGTCAGCGAGGCCACCGAGAGCACGGATGTCAAAGATTCCTCCTCGGATTCGCAATGA